The following coding sequences are from one Devosia yakushimensis window:
- a CDS encoding spike base protein, RCAP_Rcc01079 family, with translation MPDRFSDHAIGLESPATHGFAVAPNDGADLAEITRAIYVGATGNLAVTLASGADVTLAGVPGGTLLPLRLRRIKATGTTATAIVGLL, from the coding sequence ATGCCCGACCGCTTCTCCGATCACGCTATTGGCCTTGAATCCCCTGCCACGCACGGCTTTGCCGTAGCGCCCAACGATGGCGCCGATCTCGCAGAGATCACCCGCGCCATCTATGTCGGTGCCACCGGCAACCTCGCGGTTACATTGGCAAGCGGCGCGGACGTGACGCTGGCCGGCGTGCCCGGCGGCACGCTGCTGCCCCTGCGGCTGCGCCGCATCAAGGCCACCGGCACTACCGCCACGGCCATTGTGGGGCTCCTCTAA
- a CDS encoding phage head spike fiber domain-containing protein codes for MLALSLAPGQPRTTPWPSDTWFGIDFASGRSIAGGRHVPLTDALTFARASDRLVRTNAGHWQAAGPGQPAISDLGLSLEPERTNTVVFNTGNSGAGILLTGTTLANLPAGSSPARDAHGKRAIQGSGNTDGVTRHSLSTLGGTTYSWSQSFKYDGSAWVRFMFSDNVAHGLNVWLDLQTMTVGTASVFGNAVLHSHALTPEGNGWYRLSMTGAVPNTASGGLSSYVCTANGNSTRQAGSYCLWGTQMETGKPTSPILTFGASETRRQDQAVLSLPAGAHTLRQWRAGAPQAVSVPGGAYTLPADDTGGFIQWLWSDQS; via the coding sequence ATGCTGGCCCTGAGTCTGGCCCCGGGCCAGCCCAGAACGACACCCTGGCCATCCGATACCTGGTTCGGCATCGACTTTGCCTCTGGCCGCAGCATTGCCGGCGGCCGCCATGTGCCGCTGACGGATGCGCTAACCTTCGCCCGCGCTTCCGACCGGCTGGTGCGGACAAACGCCGGTCATTGGCAGGCGGCCGGCCCCGGACAACCCGCCATTTCAGACCTCGGGCTGAGCCTTGAGCCGGAGCGCACCAACACAGTGGTCTTTAACACCGGCAATTCCGGCGCCGGTATCTTGCTGACCGGCACCACGCTCGCAAATCTGCCGGCGGGCAGCAGCCCTGCCCGCGATGCCCATGGCAAACGAGCGATCCAGGGCAGCGGGAATACCGATGGGGTCACCCGCCATTCGCTGAGTACATTGGGTGGCACCACCTATTCCTGGTCCCAGTCGTTCAAATATGATGGGTCCGCATGGGTCCGCTTCATGTTTTCCGACAATGTTGCCCATGGGCTCAATGTCTGGCTCGACTTGCAGACGATGACTGTGGGCACGGCGAGCGTCTTCGGCAACGCGGTTCTGCACAGTCACGCCCTCACTCCCGAGGGTAACGGCTGGTATCGCCTGAGCATGACCGGTGCGGTGCCCAACACGGCCTCCGGCGGCCTTTCCAGCTATGTCTGCACCGCCAATGGCAATTCGACCCGGCAGGCGGGCAGCTATTGCCTGTGGGGCACGCAGATGGAAACCGGCAAGCCAACCTCGCCCATCCTCACCTTCGGCGCCAGCGAAACGCGTCGCCAGGATCAGGCTGTGCTCTCCCTACCTGCCGGCGCCCATACCTTGCGTCAATGGCGGGCCGGAGCGCCCCAGGCAGTCAGTGTTCCCGGCGGCGCCTATACGCTGCCCGCCGATGACACGGGCGGCTTCATCCAATGGTTATGGTCGGATCAGTCATGA
- a CDS encoding polysaccharide pyruvyl transferase family protein: MKGLHIALLWHTFGHGNLGVDALARGNASVIRAAAAAVGVPVRFTSLGTGQNHAVPDFPDDVAIGPAPRLKPLLRGKSDFMDVIRRSDLVFDIGEGDSFTDLYGGLRYGFLLGTKLAVLAARRPLIIAPQTIGPFDNPVRRWLAAAVLRRADAVYTRDGLSTAFLQDNGVLANTDEFIDVAFALPFERAGRVGGQVRVGINVSGLLYNGGYSGRNDLGMRLDYAALMHKLIESLLARQDVETHLIVHVTGNGGPDDDLPVARLLARRYPGLVLAPVFGTSVEAKGYISGMDYVVAGRMHAAIAALSAGVPVMPVAYSRKFNGLFGTLDYPHMVDGRATSTEAALAALIDGFERRAELQDAVRHGLAIARRRLAAYQDTVAGLLEARVAARPSNR, translated from the coding sequence ATGAAGGGGCTGCACATTGCCCTTTTGTGGCACACATTCGGACACGGCAATTTGGGTGTCGATGCCTTGGCACGGGGCAATGCCAGCGTGATCAGGGCAGCTGCCGCCGCAGTGGGGGTGCCGGTCCGTTTCACATCACTGGGCACCGGGCAGAACCATGCCGTGCCCGATTTTCCAGACGACGTTGCCATTGGCCCGGCACCGCGTTTGAAGCCGCTATTGAGGGGCAAATCCGACTTTATGGACGTGATACGGCGGTCGGACCTGGTATTCGATATCGGGGAGGGCGACAGCTTTACCGATCTCTATGGCGGCCTCCGCTATGGCTTCCTGCTGGGCACCAAACTCGCCGTTTTGGCGGCGCGCCGCCCGTTGATCATTGCGCCGCAAACCATTGGGCCGTTCGACAATCCTGTGCGGCGCTGGCTGGCAGCGGCGGTGTTGCGGCGGGCGGATGCAGTCTATACTCGCGACGGGCTGTCGACGGCGTTCCTGCAGGACAATGGTGTCCTGGCCAATACCGATGAATTCATCGACGTGGCGTTTGCTCTGCCCTTCGAGCGAGCGGGCAGAGTTGGCGGCCAAGTACGAGTCGGGATCAACGTGTCGGGCCTGCTCTATAATGGCGGCTATTCGGGGCGGAACGATCTGGGCATGCGCCTCGACTATGCGGCCTTGATGCATAAGCTGATCGAGTCCCTGCTGGCGCGCCAAGATGTTGAAACGCATCTTATCGTCCATGTGACCGGCAATGGCGGACCCGACGACGACCTGCCCGTCGCGCGGCTTCTGGCGCGGCGCTATCCGGGGCTGGTCCTGGCGCCGGTCTTTGGCACCTCGGTGGAGGCAAAGGGCTATATTTCCGGCATGGATTATGTGGTTGCCGGGCGCATGCATGCTGCCATCGCGGCCTTGTCGGCGGGTGTGCCCGTGATGCCGGTCGCCTATTCGCGCAAGTTCAACGGCCTTTTCGGCACGCTGGACTATCCGCATATGGTGGATGGCAGGGCGACGTCCACCGAGGCCGCCCTTGCTGCCTTGATCGACGGCTTTGAGCGCCGGGCGGAGCTGCAAGACGCGGTCCGGCACGGTCTGGCGATCGCACGAAGGCGGCTCGCGGCCTATCAGGATACCGTTGCCGGGCTGCTCGAGGCCCGCGTCGCGGCCAGGCCGAGCAATAGATAG
- a CDS encoding O-antigen ligase family protein has product MIRAYNAAFPVLVFLLIAWPKYWLFPTPLGIAISPFSVLTLAMLAIFVFSLSEVRIRSHVASTISRHRPAFLLYLVWILWRLFCDIFGQTPQESIAITLRSVIYGESILLLGLIALPRPTTRRTIPFALLLALVVATLVGLYEWSVERTFADILGINFSGLGAEAVVSASRQVTAFYRDGAYRAASLFSHSIVFAQYSGAMAPLALHMCRFGRGIMRLLGVAALCCIPVALLIAGARSGIVVLIAALGTYAFLTLLGGKATPKRLFISLAGLGLAVLLLAAPLQGLLDLLIRGDTVAEQMSTNVRAEMLSNGLRALEERPLTGYGDGRSPDIAGLIGRHNIRTIDNFYLSAAVDFGLIGLALLLGLLVAAIATMAAGIGNALSAVERNLQSAYLATAVAILVGQTVLTIPDNMAIIYLLLGLAATRASSSPATVS; this is encoded by the coding sequence ATGATCCGAGCCTACAATGCCGCCTTCCCGGTTCTCGTTTTCCTGCTGATCGCCTGGCCGAAATACTGGCTGTTTCCGACGCCCCTGGGCATCGCCATCTCGCCATTTTCAGTGCTGACCCTGGCAATGCTGGCCATATTCGTCTTCAGCCTGAGCGAGGTTCGGATACGCTCTCATGTGGCATCCACCATTTCCCGGCACCGCCCGGCGTTCCTGCTCTATCTCGTCTGGATTCTATGGCGCCTCTTCTGCGACATCTTCGGCCAGACCCCACAGGAATCCATCGCGATCACCCTGCGCAGCGTGATCTATGGCGAATCCATCCTGCTGCTCGGGCTGATCGCCCTTCCCCGCCCGACGACACGCCGCACGATCCCGTTCGCGCTGTTGCTCGCTCTCGTCGTGGCCACGCTTGTCGGCCTCTATGAATGGTCGGTGGAGCGCACCTTTGCCGATATCCTGGGCATAAATTTTTCCGGGCTCGGCGCCGAGGCCGTTGTCAGTGCAAGCCGCCAGGTCACGGCATTCTACCGAGATGGCGCCTATCGCGCCGCCTCGCTCTTCAGCCATTCCATTGTCTTCGCGCAATATTCAGGCGCCATGGCACCCCTGGCCCTGCATATGTGCCGCTTCGGCCGCGGCATTATGCGGCTGCTCGGGGTGGCCGCGCTGTGCTGCATTCCGGTGGCCTTGCTCATCGCAGGCGCTCGCTCCGGCATAGTCGTGCTGATCGCCGCATTGGGCACCTATGCTTTCCTCACGCTGCTTGGCGGCAAGGCAACGCCAAAGCGCCTTTTCATCAGTTTGGCCGGTCTTGGATTGGCGGTTCTGCTTCTGGCCGCTCCTCTGCAGGGCCTGCTCGACTTGCTGATCCGAGGCGACACCGTGGCCGAACAGATGAGCACTAATGTCCGCGCCGAAATGCTGTCCAACGGCCTGCGAGCTTTGGAAGAGCGCCCTCTAACTGGCTATGGCGACGGTCGTTCCCCCGATATTGCCGGCCTTATCGGCCGGCACAATATCCGCACCATCGACAATTTCTATCTGTCGGCCGCCGTCGATTTCGGCCTGATCGGCCTGGCCTTGCTGCTTGGATTGCTTGTTGCCGCGATCGCCACCATGGCCGCAGGCATCGGCAATGCCCTGTCCGCCGTCGAGCGCAATTTGCAATCGGCCTATCTCGCGACGGCAGTGGCTATCCTGGTGGGACAAACAGTTCTCACCATTCCCGACAATATGGCGATCATCTATCTATTGCTCGGCCTGGCCGCGACGCGGGCCTCGAGCAGCCCGGCAACGGTATCCTGA